One Cervus canadensis isolate Bull #8, Minnesota chromosome 1, ASM1932006v1, whole genome shotgun sequence genomic window carries:
- the ALOX12B gene encoding arachidonate 12-lipoxygenase, 12R-type yields MATYKVRVATGTDFLSGTMDSISLIIVGTQGESHKQLLNHFGRDFATGAVDDYTVQCQQDLGDLIIVRLYKERYSFFPKNPWYCNYVQVCAPNGRIYHFPAYQWMDGYETLALREATGKTAADDTLPILLEHRKEELRAKQDFYHWRVFVPGLPNYVHIPSYRPPARRNPNRPEWNGYIPGFPILINFKATKFLDLNLRYSFTKTAAFFFRLSPMALGFKLRGLVDSKRSWKKLKDIKKIFPGNKSVVFEYVAEHWAEDSFFGYQYLNGINPGLLCRCTRIPDKFPVTDDMVAPFLGEGTCLQAELEKGNIYLADYRILEGIPAVELNGQKQYHCAPLCLLHFGREGNLLPIAIQLSQTPGPDCPIFLPSDSEWDWLLAKTWVRYAEFYCHEGISHLLETHLIAEAFCLALLRQLPMCHPLYKLLIPHTRYTIQINSIGRAVLLNEGGLSARSMSLGLSGFAEAMVRALSEINYDNLYLPDDFVRRGVQDLPGYYYREDSLAVWDALERYVTEIITYYYPCDSAVEGDLELQSWVQEIFKECLLGRESSGFPTCLRTVPELIRYVTIVIYTCSAKHAAVNTGQLEFTAWMPNFPSSMRNPPIQAKGLTTLETFLDTLPDIKTTCITLLVLWTLSREPDDKRPLGHFPDIHFVEEAPRRSIGTLRQRLAQISHNIRQRNKCLPIPYYYLDPVLIENSISI; encoded by the exons ATGGCCACCTACAAAGTCAGGGTGGCCACGGGCACCGACTTCTTGTCAGGAACCATGGACTCCATCTCTCTGATCATCGTGGGGACTCAGGGAGAGAGCCATAAGCAGCTGCTGAACCACTTTGGGAGAGATTTTGCAACTGGTgcg GTGGACGACTACACTGTCCAGTGTCAGCAGGACCTGGGGGACCTCATCATCGTCCGCCTGTACAAGGAGCGCTACTCCTTCTTCCCCAAGAACCCTTGGTACTGCAACTACGTGCAGGTCTGTGCGCCCAATGGCCGCATCTACCACTTCCCCGCCTACCAGTGGATGGACGGCTACGAGACCCTGGCGCTCCGGGAGGCTACAG GAAAGACAGCAGCAGATGACACACTCCCGATCCTTCTGGAACACCGAAAGGAGGAGCTCAGAGCCAAGCAGGACTTCTACca CTGGAGAGTCTTTGTTCCTGGCCTGCCCAACTACGTACACATCCCCAGCTACCGCCCTCCTGCCCGGAGAAACCCCAACCGGCCGGA GTGGAATGGCTATATCCCCGGGTTCCCGATTCTCATCAACTTTAAGGCCACCAAGTTTCTGGACTTAAATCTGCGCTACTCCTTCACCAAGACGGCCGCCTTCTTTTTCCGCCTGAGCcccat GGCACTGGGGTTCAAACTCCGCGGCCTGGTGGACAGCAAACGGTCCTGGAAGAAACTGAAGGACATTAAGAAAATTTTCCCTGGCAATAAATCTGTCGTCTTCG AGTACGTGGCTGAGCACTGGGCAGAGGACAGCTTCTTTGGGTACCAGTACCTCAATGGCATCAACCCAGGCCTGCTCTGCCGCTGCACGCGGATCCCAGACAAGTTCCCAGTCACAGACGATATGGTGGCCCCCTTCCTGGGCGAGGGAACGTGCCTACAAGCGGAACTGGAG AAGGGGAACATTTACCTGGCCGACTACCGCATCTTGGAGGGCATTCCTGCTGTTGAACTTAACGGCCAGAAGCAGTACCACTGCGCCCCACTCTGCCTGCTGCACTTTGGCCGGGAAGGGAACCTCCTGCCTATTGCCATCCAG CTCAGCCAGACCCCCGGGCCCGACTGCCCCATCTTCCTGCCCAGTGACTCCGAGTGGGACTGGCTGCTGGCCAAGACGTGGGTGCGCTATGCCGAGTTCTACTGCCACGAGGGCATCTCCCACTTGCTGGAGACCCACCTCATCGCTGAGGCCTTCTGCCTGGCCTTGCTGAGGCAGCTACCCATGTGCCATCCCCTCTACAAG CTCCTCATCCCCCACACCCGGTACACCATCCAGATCAACAGCATCGGGCGGGCTGTCCTCCTTAATGAAGGGGGGCTCTCCGCCAGG AGcatgtccctgggcctgtccggCTTTGCCGAGGCGATGGTGCGGGCTCTGTCGGAGATCAACTACGACAACCTCTACCTCCCCGACGACTTCGTGAGACGCGGGGTTCAGGACCTGCCGGGGTATTATTACCGTGAGGACAGCCTGGCAGTGTGGGATGCACTGGAGAG GTATGTGACAGAGATCATCACCTACTATTACCCGTGTGACTCTGCCGTGGAAGGTGACCTGGAATTGCAGTCCTGGGTGCAGGAGATATTCAAGGAGTGTCTACTAGGGCGTGAGAGCTCAG gcttccccacaTGCTTACGAACTGTGCCTGAGCTGATCCGATATGTCACCATTGTCATCTACACCTGCTCTGCCAAGCACGCAGCTGTCAACACAGGGCAG TTGGAATTCACCGCCTGGATGCCCAACTTCCCCTCATCCATGCGGAACCCACCAATACAGGCCAAGGGGCTGACCACGCTGGAGACCTTTCTTGACACGTTGCCGGATATTAAGACCACATGCATCACCCTACTGGTGCTTTGGACACTCAGTCGGGAGCCCGACGACAAG CGGCCCCTGGGCCACTTCCCGGACATCCACTTCGTGGAGGAGGCCCCGCGGAGGAGCATAGGGACCCTCCGCCAGCGCCTGGCCCAGATCTCACACAACATCCGCCAACGCAACAAGTGTCTCCCCATCCCCTACTATTACCTGGACCCCGTGTTGATTGAGAACAGCATTTCTATATAG